One part of the Hyalangium ruber genome encodes these proteins:
- the sufT gene encoding putative Fe-S cluster assembly protein SufT: MRGMVVLERECEATLIPSGDRVMVPAGTDLRVMQTLGGNVTVQAISNGQLLRIAAKDAAVLGEEYVEQPKTPAAEASADAPFEEERVWEQLRTVYDPEIPVNIVELGLVYQCQATPLPEGGHKVDIQMTVTAPGCGMGPVLQEDVRQKVLSVPGVKEAHVELVWEPAWDQSRMSEVARLELGWM; the protein is encoded by the coding sequence ATGCGAGGGATGGTGGTTCTGGAGCGCGAGTGCGAGGCGACGCTGATTCCCAGCGGCGACCGGGTCATGGTCCCGGCGGGCACGGACCTGCGGGTGATGCAGACGCTGGGTGGCAACGTCACCGTGCAGGCCATCTCCAACGGGCAGTTGCTGCGCATCGCCGCCAAGGACGCGGCCGTGTTGGGCGAGGAGTATGTCGAGCAGCCCAAGACGCCCGCCGCCGAGGCGAGCGCCGACGCGCCCTTCGAGGAGGAGCGCGTCTGGGAGCAGCTCCGGACGGTGTACGACCCGGAGATCCCCGTGAACATCGTCGAGCTGGGGCTGGTGTACCAGTGTCAGGCCACCCCGCTGCCGGAGGGCGGGCACAAGGTGGACATCCAGATGACGGTGACGGCGCCCGGCTGCGGCATGGGGCCCGTCCTTCAGGAGGACGTGCGCCAGAAGGTGCTCAGCGTGCCCGGCGTGAAGGAGGCCCACGTGGAGCTCGTCTGGGAGCCCGCCTGGGACCAGAGCCGCATGTCCGAGGTGGCGCGGCTCGAGCTCGGCTGGATGTGA
- the sufU gene encoding Fe-S cluster assembly sulfur transfer protein SufU: MSSDLQDLYQEVVLDHGKRPRNFREVEGANGKALGHNPLCGDQLTVTVKVEGDVIRDIGFQGQGCAISRASASLMTGAVKDKTREEAERLFEQVHKLVTEGPAEVDTEALGKLAVLSGVSEFPARVKCASLAWHTLRAALRGEAESVSTE, from the coding sequence ATGAGCTCTGATTTGCAGGACCTCTACCAGGAGGTGGTGCTGGACCACGGCAAGCGCCCGCGCAACTTCCGCGAGGTGGAGGGCGCCAACGGCAAGGCCCTGGGCCACAACCCCCTGTGCGGAGATCAGCTCACCGTGACGGTGAAGGTGGAGGGCGACGTCATCCGCGACATCGGCTTCCAGGGGCAGGGGTGCGCCATCTCGCGCGCCTCCGCCTCGCTGATGACGGGGGCGGTGAAGGACAAGACGCGCGAGGAGGCCGAACGGCTCTTCGAGCAGGTCCACAAGCTGGTGACGGAAGGCCCCGCCGAGGTGGACACCGAGGCGCTGGGCAAGCTGGCGGTGCTGTCCGGAGTGAGTGAATTCCCCGCGCGAGTGAAGTGCGCGAGCCTCGCGTGGCACACGCTGCGCGCGGCGCTCCGCGGTGAGGCGGAGTCGGTCTCCACGGAGTAG
- a CDS encoding cysteine desulfurase, producing MSQTGFSAEKVREDFPILNQEVRGRRLVYLDSAASAQKPKAVIDAISHFYLHDNANVHRGVHTLSERATSAFEGAREKVRRFLHAKDVKEIVFVRGTTEAINLVAQTFGRKNVGPGDEVLITALEHHANIVPWQMLCEQQGATLRQVPVDAHGDLVLDKLDALLTPRTRILAVTHVSNALGSVVPVKELIRRAHEKGIPVLVDGAQAVTHFPVDVQELDCDFYAFSGHKLFGPMGIGVLYGKKALLETMPPYQGGGDMILSVTLEKTIYNRVPYRFEAGTPDVAGAVGLGAAIDYLEGVGMQAIAAHDRELLAYAEQAVEGVPGVRVLGKARERSGVVSFVMEEVHPHDIGTILDREGVAVRSGHHCAQPLMQCFGVAATVRASLALYNTREDVDALVRALHKVREVFG from the coding sequence ATGAGCCAGACGGGATTCAGTGCCGAGAAGGTGCGCGAGGACTTCCCCATCCTCAATCAGGAGGTACGGGGCCGGAGGCTCGTGTACCTGGACAGCGCCGCCTCCGCCCAGAAGCCGAAGGCGGTCATCGACGCCATCAGCCACTTCTACCTGCACGACAACGCCAACGTACACCGGGGCGTCCATACCCTCTCCGAGCGAGCCACCTCGGCCTTCGAGGGCGCGCGGGAGAAGGTGCGCCGCTTCCTCCACGCCAAGGACGTGAAGGAGATCGTCTTCGTGCGAGGCACCACGGAGGCCATCAACCTGGTGGCGCAGACCTTCGGCCGCAAGAACGTGGGCCCGGGCGACGAGGTGCTCATCACCGCGCTGGAGCACCACGCCAACATCGTCCCCTGGCAGATGCTGTGCGAGCAGCAGGGCGCTACCCTGCGGCAGGTCCCGGTGGATGCGCATGGAGACCTGGTGCTCGACAAGCTCGACGCGCTGCTCACCCCGCGCACCCGCATCCTGGCGGTGACGCACGTCTCCAACGCGCTGGGCTCGGTGGTTCCCGTCAAGGAGCTCATCCGCCGCGCGCACGAGAAGGGCATCCCCGTGCTGGTGGACGGAGCCCAGGCGGTGACGCACTTCCCGGTGGATGTGCAGGAGCTGGACTGCGACTTCTACGCCTTCTCCGGCCACAAGCTCTTCGGCCCCATGGGCATCGGCGTGCTCTACGGGAAGAAGGCGCTGCTGGAGACGATGCCCCCGTACCAGGGCGGCGGGGACATGATCCTCTCCGTCACGCTGGAGAAGACGATCTACAACCGCGTGCCCTACCGCTTCGAGGCGGGCACGCCGGACGTCGCGGGCGCGGTGGGGCTTGGCGCCGCCATCGATTACCTGGAAGGGGTGGGCATGCAGGCCATCGCCGCCCATGACCGGGAGCTGTTGGCCTACGCGGAGCAGGCGGTGGAGGGCGTGCCGGGCGTGCGCGTGCTGGGCAAGGCGCGCGAGCGCTCGGGGGTGGTGTCCTTCGTGATGGAGGAGGTCCACCCGCACGACATCGGCACCATCCTGGACCGCGAGGGCGTGGCCGTCCGCTCGGGCCACCACTGCGCCCAGCCGCTCATGCAGTGCTTCGGCGTGGCCGCCACCGTGCGGGCGTCGCTGGCGCTCTACAACACGCGAGAGGACGTGGACGCGCTCGTGCGGGCGCTCCACAAGGTGCGGGAGGTGTTCGGATGA
- the sufD gene encoding Fe-S cluster assembly protein SufD: MSAGLQHYLDVAQRFQAERMADSPLWLRGLREDGLAQLSRQGFPTTRNEDWKYTDVAPLVSRPFAPVEARRVAEFQARVDQLALPGPRLVFVDGRHSPELSSLEGLYEGVTVKPLRQALREDAEALQAVLGQRARAETHSFIALNAALLEEGAFVNVRAGAAAPSPVQLVFLASGATGASVLASPRILVVAGANSEAALVEVYAGVEGGASFTNAVTEVVLGENARLHHYKLQVEPEAAFHLASLHAEQARDSRLVSHAFALGATLARNEVRSVFAGEGGECVLNGLYVGRGTQHLDNRTDLDHAMPRCTSRELYKGVLDGKARGTFHGRVLVRQDAQRTDASQTNRNLLLSEEALVDTRPQLEILADDVKCAHGAAVGRLDEQALFYLRARGIPRAEAERLLTYAFASEVVGAVTLEPLRARVEQLLSGRLPGGARREGQA, encoded by the coding sequence GTGAGCGCTGGGCTCCAGCACTACCTGGACGTGGCCCAGCGCTTCCAGGCGGAGCGGATGGCGGACTCGCCCTTGTGGCTGCGTGGGCTCCGCGAGGACGGCCTCGCCCAGCTCTCCCGCCAGGGCTTTCCCACGACGCGCAACGAGGACTGGAAGTACACGGATGTGGCGCCCCTCGTCTCGCGCCCGTTCGCGCCCGTGGAGGCCCGCCGCGTGGCGGAGTTCCAGGCGCGGGTGGATCAGCTCGCCCTCCCAGGGCCTCGGCTCGTCTTCGTGGATGGCCGGCACTCGCCCGAGCTGTCCTCGCTGGAGGGGTTGTACGAAGGCGTCACGGTGAAGCCGCTGCGCCAGGCCCTGCGCGAGGACGCCGAGGCGCTCCAGGCCGTGCTCGGCCAGCGGGCCCGGGCGGAGACGCACTCCTTCATCGCGCTCAACGCGGCGCTGCTGGAGGAGGGGGCCTTCGTGAACGTGCGAGCTGGTGCCGCGGCTCCCAGTCCCGTGCAGCTCGTCTTCCTGGCCTCCGGAGCCACTGGGGCCTCGGTGCTCGCCAGCCCGCGCATCCTCGTGGTGGCGGGGGCGAACAGCGAGGCGGCGCTGGTGGAGGTGTACGCCGGGGTGGAGGGCGGGGCCTCGTTTACCAACGCGGTGACGGAGGTGGTGCTCGGGGAGAACGCGCGGCTGCACCACTACAAGCTCCAGGTGGAGCCGGAGGCGGCCTTCCACCTGGCGAGCCTCCACGCCGAGCAGGCGCGGGACAGCCGGCTGGTCTCGCACGCCTTCGCCCTGGGCGCGACGCTGGCGCGCAACGAGGTGCGCTCGGTGTTCGCGGGCGAGGGCGGCGAGTGCGTCCTCAACGGGCTGTACGTGGGCCGTGGCACGCAGCACCTCGACAACCGGACGGACCTGGACCACGCGATGCCGCGCTGCACCAGCCGCGAGCTGTACAAGGGCGTGCTGGACGGCAAGGCGCGCGGCACCTTCCACGGGCGCGTGCTGGTGCGCCAGGACGCGCAGCGCACGGACGCGAGCCAGACCAACCGCAACCTCCTGCTCTCGGAGGAGGCGCTGGTCGACACGCGCCCGCAGCTGGAGATCCTCGCGGATGACGTGAAGTGTGCCCACGGCGCGGCGGTGGGCCGGCTGGATGAACAGGCCCTCTTCTACCTGCGCGCCCGGGGCATTCCTCGGGCGGAGGCGGAGCGGCTGCTCACGTATGCCTTCGCCAGCGAGGTGGTGGGCGCGGTGACGCTGGAGCCGCTGCGGGCCCGGGTGGAGCAGCTCCTCTCGGGACGACTGCCGGGCGGGGCTCGGAGGGAGGGACAGGCATGA
- the sufC gene encoding Fe-S cluster assembly ATPase SufC: protein MLLSVRNLHARIGDKQILKGINLEIAPGEVHAIMGPNGSGKSTLSQVLAGRETYTVTEGEVLFDGKDLLALKPEDRSTAGVFLAFQYPVEIPGVGNLHFLRTALNAQRRAKGLEELDAMDFLSLAKERMKLVQMDQSFLNRSVNEGFSGGEKKRNEVFQMAVLQPRLAILDETDSGLDIDALRIVAGGVNALRSKERGMLVITHYQRLLDYIVPDKVHVMAGGRIVMSGDKELALELEKKGYAWVDKLGSAPQPGREARQ from the coding sequence ATGCTGCTGAGCGTTCGAAACCTCCACGCGCGCATCGGGGACAAGCAGATCCTCAAGGGCATCAATCTGGAGATCGCCCCTGGCGAGGTCCACGCCATCATGGGCCCGAACGGCTCGGGCAAGAGCACGCTGTCCCAGGTGCTCGCGGGCCGCGAGACGTACACGGTCACCGAGGGCGAGGTCCTCTTCGACGGCAAGGACCTGCTGGCCCTCAAGCCCGAGGATCGCTCCACGGCCGGCGTGTTCCTCGCCTTCCAGTACCCGGTGGAGATTCCGGGCGTGGGCAACCTCCACTTCCTGCGCACCGCGCTCAACGCGCAGCGCCGCGCCAAGGGGCTGGAGGAGCTGGACGCCATGGACTTCCTCTCGCTCGCCAAGGAGCGGATGAAGCTGGTGCAGATGGACCAGAGCTTCCTCAACCGCTCGGTGAACGAGGGCTTCTCCGGCGGCGAGAAGAAGCGCAACGAGGTGTTCCAGATGGCGGTGCTCCAGCCGCGGCTGGCCATCCTCGACGAGACGGACTCGGGCCTGGACATCGACGCGCTGCGCATCGTCGCGGGCGGCGTCAACGCGCTGCGCTCGAAGGAGCGCGGCATGCTCGTCATCACCCACTACCAGCGGCTGCTGGACTACATCGTCCCGGACAAGGTGCATGTGATGGCCGGCGGGCGCATCGTCATGTCCGGTGACAAGGAGCTGGCCCTGGAGCTGGAGAAGAAGGGCTACGCGTGGGTGGACAAGCTGGGCTCGGCGCCGCAGCCGGGGCGGGAGGCGCGACAGTGA
- the sufB gene encoding Fe-S cluster assembly protein SufB, giving the protein MSTETLQELTRKGYQAGFVTAVESDTLPPGLNEDVIRAISAKKGEPEFLLDWRLKAYRHWLTLKEPNWQKATYNPIDYQAIRYYSAPKQKPKLDNLDQVDPEILRTYEKLGIPLEEQKRLQNVAVDAVFDSVSVATTFKDKLAKAGVIFCSFSEAVREHPELVRRYLGSVVPYSDNYFAALNSAVFSDGSFVYVPKGVRCPMELSTYFRINAAETGQFERTLIVADEGSYVSYLEGCTAPMRDTNQLHAAVVELVALDGASIKYSTVQNWYPGDAEGRGGIYNFVTKRGIAHKRSKISWTQVETGSAITWKYPSVILKGDDSVGEFYSVALTNHRQQADTGTKMVHIGKNSRSTIVSKGISAGHGQNTYRGLVKVLKSAEGARNYTQCDSLLMGSQCGAHTLPYIEVKNASAQVEHEASTSKIGEDQLFYCQQRGISREDAVSMIVNGFCRQVFKELPMEFAVEAQKLLGVSLEGSVG; this is encoded by the coding sequence ATGAGCACCGAGACCCTCCAGGAGCTGACCCGAAAGGGATACCAGGCTGGCTTCGTCACGGCCGTGGAGTCGGACACGCTGCCGCCCGGGCTGAACGAGGACGTCATCCGCGCCATCTCCGCGAAGAAGGGCGAGCCCGAGTTCCTGCTCGACTGGCGCCTCAAGGCCTATCGCCACTGGCTCACCCTGAAGGAGCCCAACTGGCAGAAGGCCACCTACAACCCCATCGACTACCAGGCCATCCGCTACTACTCGGCGCCCAAGCAGAAGCCCAAGCTCGACAACCTGGACCAGGTGGACCCGGAGATCCTTCGCACCTACGAGAAGCTCGGCATCCCCCTGGAGGAGCAGAAGCGGCTGCAGAACGTGGCGGTGGATGCCGTGTTCGACTCGGTGTCCGTGGCCACCACCTTCAAGGACAAGCTGGCAAAGGCGGGCGTCATCTTCTGCTCGTTCTCCGAGGCCGTGCGCGAGCACCCCGAGCTGGTGCGCCGCTACCTCGGCAGCGTGGTGCCCTACTCGGACAACTACTTCGCCGCACTCAACTCGGCCGTCTTCAGCGATGGCTCGTTCGTCTACGTGCCCAAGGGCGTGCGCTGCCCCATGGAGCTGTCCACCTACTTCCGCATCAACGCGGCGGAGACGGGCCAGTTCGAGCGCACCCTCATCGTCGCCGACGAGGGCAGCTACGTGAGCTACCTCGAGGGCTGCACCGCGCCCATGCGCGACACCAACCAGCTGCACGCCGCTGTGGTGGAGCTGGTGGCGCTGGATGGGGCCTCCATCAAGTACTCCACGGTGCAGAACTGGTACCCCGGTGACGCGGAAGGCCGCGGCGGCATCTACAACTTCGTCACCAAGCGCGGCATCGCCCACAAGCGCTCCAAGATTTCGTGGACGCAGGTGGAGACGGGCTCGGCCATTACCTGGAAGTACCCCAGCGTCATCCTCAAGGGGGATGACTCGGTGGGCGAGTTCTACTCGGTGGCGCTCACCAACCACCGCCAGCAGGCCGACACCGGCACGAAGATGGTGCATATCGGCAAGAACTCGCGGAGCACCATCGTCTCCAAGGGCATCTCCGCCGGCCACGGGCAGAACACGTACCGAGGGCTGGTGAAGGTGCTCAAGAGCGCGGAAGGGGCGCGCAACTACACCCAGTGTGACTCGCTGCTCATGGGCAGCCAGTGCGGCGCCCACACGCTGCCCTATATCGAAGTGAAGAACGCGTCCGCGCAGGTCGAGCACGAGGCGTCCACGTCCAAGATCGGCGAGGACCAGCTCTTCTACTGCCAGCAGCGGGGCATCTCCCGCGAGGACGCGGTGTCGATGATCGTCAACGGCTTCTGCCGGCAGGTCTTCAAGGAGCTTCCCATGGAGTTCGCGGTGGAGGCCCAGAAGCTGCTCGGGGTGAGTTTGGAAGGGAGTGTCGGGTAG
- a CDS encoding SUF system Fe-S cluster assembly regulator has protein sequence MFRMSKMTDYGLVLLTELAREEGNTCTARELAERTRVPLPSVSKVLKGLQTAGVLISHRGALGGYGLARPAAAIPLTQIITALEGPVAITECVQHTEGEASCELESVCRLRGHWRVINQAIHDALGRLTLADLCAPTPRVERLVGLNLPARSATGELA, from the coding sequence ATGTTTCGGATGAGCAAGATGACCGACTACGGCCTCGTGCTGCTGACCGAGCTGGCGCGCGAGGAGGGCAACACGTGTACGGCGCGTGAGCTGGCCGAGCGCACGCGCGTCCCGCTGCCCTCCGTGAGCAAGGTGCTCAAGGGGCTCCAGACGGCGGGCGTGTTGATCTCGCACCGGGGCGCCCTGGGCGGCTACGGGCTGGCCCGCCCCGCGGCGGCCATCCCGCTCACGCAGATCATCACCGCCCTGGAAGGCCCCGTGGCCATCACCGAGTGCGTGCAGCACACCGAGGGTGAGGCCTCCTGCGAGCTGGAGTCGGTGTGTCGTCTGCGCGGCCACTGGCGCGTCATCAACCAGGCCATCCACGACGCGCTCGGGCGGCTGACGCTGGCCGACCTGTGCGCTCCCACCCCCCGCGTGGAGCGCCTCGTGGGGCTGAACCTCCCCGCGCGCTCGGCCACGGGAGAACTCGCATGA
- a CDS encoding ABC transporter substrate-binding protein, with protein sequence MRRPVSMVLAALALAVVACEKKTQPPPAPSTGTAPAEVQAGAPTTDSGTILLGEVGSLTGSEATFGISARNGIELALNEANEAGGVRGKKLAVRVYDSQGKPEEAAQAVTRLITQDKVVVILGEAASSVSMAMAEKAQAAGVPMITPTSTAPEVTQKGDYIFRVCFIDPFQGKVMAKFARENLKVDQVAVLTDNKSAYSIGLANVFTQEFQKMGGQIVASESYSKGDTDFRAQLTAIKQKKPQAVWVPGYYTDVGLIARQAREMGLQGVPLLGGDGWESDKLFELGGSALEGSYFSNHYALDNPDPLLKEFIAKYQKTYGSLPDSVAALGYDAARLAVDAMKRSPDLSGKALRDAISATKDFPGVAGKITINANRDAEKQAVVLKVVDGKTQFVTTVAP encoded by the coding sequence ATGCGCCGTCCCGTTTCCATGGTCCTCGCCGCGCTCGCTCTGGCCGTGGTGGCCTGCGAGAAGAAGACTCAGCCCCCGCCTGCTCCCTCGACGGGCACCGCGCCCGCGGAGGTCCAGGCCGGCGCCCCGACGACCGATTCGGGCACCATCCTGCTGGGCGAGGTGGGCAGCCTGACGGGCAGTGAGGCGACGTTCGGCATCTCCGCGCGCAACGGCATCGAGCTGGCGCTCAACGAGGCCAATGAGGCGGGCGGGGTGCGGGGCAAGAAGCTGGCGGTGCGCGTGTATGACAGCCAGGGCAAGCCCGAGGAGGCGGCGCAGGCGGTGACTCGGCTCATCACCCAGGACAAGGTGGTGGTCATCCTGGGTGAGGCGGCCTCCTCGGTGTCGATGGCGATGGCGGAGAAGGCGCAGGCGGCTGGCGTGCCGATGATCACGCCCACCTCGACGGCGCCGGAGGTGACGCAGAAGGGCGACTACATCTTCCGCGTGTGCTTCATCGATCCGTTCCAGGGCAAGGTGATGGCGAAGTTCGCGCGGGAGAACCTGAAGGTCGATCAGGTGGCGGTGCTGACGGACAACAAGAGCGCGTACTCCATCGGGCTGGCGAACGTGTTCACCCAGGAGTTCCAGAAGATGGGCGGGCAGATCGTCGCCAGCGAGAGCTACTCGAAGGGGGATACGGACTTCCGGGCGCAGCTGACGGCCATCAAGCAGAAGAAGCCGCAGGCGGTGTGGGTGCCGGGCTACTACACGGACGTGGGGCTCATCGCGCGGCAGGCGCGGGAGATGGGGTTGCAGGGCGTGCCGCTGCTGGGTGGGGACGGCTGGGAGTCGGACAAGCTGTTCGAGCTGGGCGGCTCGGCGCTGGAGGGCAGCTACTTCTCCAACCACTACGCGCTGGACAACCCGGACCCGCTGCTCAAGGAGTTCATCGCGAAGTACCAGAAGACCTACGGCAGCCTGCCGGACAGCGTGGCGGCGCTGGGGTACGACGCGGCGCGGCTGGCGGTGGACGCGATGAAGCGCTCGCCGGACCTGTCGGGCAAGGCGCTGCGGGACGCCATCTCGGCGACGAAGGACTTCCCGGGCGTGGCGGGGAAGATCACCATCAACGCCAACCGCGACGCGGAGAAGCAGGCGGTGGTGCTGAAGGTGGTGGATGGGAAGACGCAGTTCGTGACGACCGTGGCGCCGTAG
- a CDS encoding trypsin-like serine protease, whose translation MEFLPSDGRLLELLGEKDLTNRYASTVMVEVEESTVEVSCSGILLSPHLVLTAGHCVCAWRKAPLLDGTPGILIDGSACASQARVTAIRHVASEDPSRSALRIRDFVGKVRPHPELKLTLDAREAVVTSHADLAVILLEPPANLGLPDVPLAEAEARANEPLVMASYGNEQGLGGIYGTRYFKRGRVKNAQAAQGGVILYEPEGAYFNTGYRGGPCFRENEKGRWLLGVVGLGSDSEMSFTSIAFYRDWLREELRHAAASGPADSRSP comes from the coding sequence TTGGAGTTCCTGCCCTCGGATGGGCGCCTGCTCGAATTGCTCGGAGAGAAGGACCTCACCAACCGCTATGCCTCCACGGTCATGGTCGAGGTGGAAGAGTCCACGGTGGAGGTGTCCTGCAGCGGCATCCTCCTCTCACCTCACCTCGTCCTGACGGCGGGCCATTGCGTCTGCGCATGGCGGAAGGCGCCTCTCCTCGATGGCACCCCGGGCATCCTCATCGACGGTTCAGCATGCGCAAGCCAGGCACGCGTGACCGCCATCCGCCATGTCGCTTCGGAAGATCCATCCAGGTCGGCATTGCGGATTCGGGACTTCGTGGGGAAGGTCCGACCTCACCCCGAGCTCAAGCTCACCCTGGATGCTCGAGAGGCCGTGGTGACGAGTCATGCGGACCTCGCGGTCATTCTCCTGGAGCCGCCGGCGAACCTCGGTCTTCCTGATGTTCCTCTCGCGGAGGCGGAGGCTCGCGCCAACGAACCCCTGGTCATGGCGAGCTATGGAAATGAGCAAGGCCTGGGAGGAATCTATGGGACCCGCTATTTCAAGCGGGGTCGGGTCAAGAACGCGCAGGCTGCTCAGGGAGGAGTCATCCTGTACGAGCCAGAGGGGGCGTACTTCAACACGGGGTACAGGGGCGGCCCGTGCTTCCGTGAGAATGAGAAAGGCCGCTGGCTGCTCGGAGTCGTAGGGCTGGGCTCGGACTCGGAGATGTCCTTTACGAGCATCGCCTTCTACCGGGACTGGCTGCGCGAGGAACTCCGGCACGCAGCGGCCTCGGGTCCCGCTGATTCCCGTTCCCCATAG
- a CDS encoding S1 family peptidase gives MRPRLRSSSMRFMVLHSEEDRDNRYLSTVAVGDPSELCSGVLIHPRLVLTAAHCVCWPKDGRTVIDSTTCVQGAQVTAYAYERSNGEWVAQFRQGSVRPHEKFKARLGEGKSVLEASSDLAVIYLEKPFQDVVMGFQLTETEVEIDSEFVAVGYGLTELKRGKKGRRFFGRNTVTQKGRSNLQDRSDKDITFMFEMSGAHAADGDSGGPCFRENGQGRWLVGIVGQGDGSASRFTSIYPHLLWLKEHRERAEQLMSQKPGRSL, from the coding sequence TTGCGGCCCAGGCTCCGCTCCTCGTCGATGCGCTTCATGGTGTTGCACTCCGAGGAGGATCGCGACAACCGCTACCTCTCCACGGTGGCTGTCGGGGACCCTTCCGAGTTGTGCAGCGGTGTGCTCATCCACCCTCGCCTTGTTCTCACCGCGGCGCATTGCGTTTGCTGGCCGAAGGACGGACGCACGGTCATCGACAGCACCACGTGTGTCCAGGGCGCTCAAGTCACCGCTTACGCCTATGAGCGCTCAAACGGCGAATGGGTCGCGCAGTTCCGTCAGGGCTCGGTTCGGCCGCACGAGAAGTTCAAGGCGCGCCTCGGAGAGGGGAAGTCCGTGCTCGAGGCAAGCTCGGACCTGGCGGTCATCTATCTGGAGAAGCCCTTTCAAGATGTCGTGATGGGCTTCCAACTGACCGAAACGGAGGTGGAGATCGATAGCGAGTTCGTCGCGGTGGGGTATGGCTTGACGGAGCTGAAGCGAGGCAAGAAGGGCCGGCGCTTCTTCGGCCGCAACACCGTCACCCAGAAAGGACGCTCCAACCTCCAGGACCGAAGCGACAAGGACATCACCTTCATGTTCGAGATGAGTGGAGCCCATGCCGCCGACGGAGACAGCGGCGGCCCCTGCTTCCGCGAGAATGGGCAGGGGCGCTGGCTGGTGGGAATTGTCGGCCAGGGAGATGGCTCGGCCTCCCGTTTCACCAGCATCTATCCCCACCTGCTCTGGCTGAAGGAGCACCGCGAGCGGGCAGAGCAGCTCATGTCCCAGAAGCCCGGAAGGTCGCTGTAG
- a CDS encoding DUF4388 domain-containing protein, with protein MFPAPSHVLRQREGTLAEIPLPLLLHALDVEERTCTLELRARQREKRITFEEGAPVACVSNLLHETLGKFLVEKGKLDEADYQKALSESVQTGQEIGALLVQKGLISPFDLYKQLQANLGLSLLDCFRWTEARYRLIADVEPPATSVRTNSAQLILTGVASVMPFDAVTTHFNFGEERRFAQVPGVEGPKLSAKDARLLQALRLRPTFTELRERTGFDTETALRRLYALCIVGIADFADAVEARPVPAPAQAPVPVVVVEPEPVAPAAPSGTPFSDEDEGVRNALMSAFMSHRAQDPFALLGVPEDVQPLALRKAFLAMADKFNPLRFNTADLKEKAEVLLAAYARAFGVLLEPDLAALWRKRRAAAREKERGATGRPTTEEQFRIKTELLDGRTQFDQGKKRLEGRNFAGAFEYFEYACDIEPRPMHLAYRAWARYLMKPEAHGKLALQELSEVLRQDPNLEEGWFFFGEVSRGESQWAQAEDAYRRAFKLNPKNRRYVDLIQETIKNAKR; from the coding sequence ATGTTCCCCGCCCCATCCCATGTGCTGCGCCAGCGAGAGGGGACGCTCGCCGAGATACCGCTGCCGTTGTTGCTGCACGCGCTGGACGTGGAGGAGCGCACCTGCACGCTGGAGCTGAGGGCGCGGCAGCGTGAGAAGCGCATCACCTTCGAGGAAGGTGCGCCGGTGGCGTGCGTCTCCAACCTGCTGCACGAGACGCTGGGCAAGTTCCTGGTGGAGAAGGGGAAGCTGGACGAGGCGGACTACCAGAAGGCGCTCTCGGAGAGCGTCCAGACGGGGCAGGAGATAGGAGCGCTGCTGGTGCAGAAGGGGCTGATCAGTCCCTTCGATTTGTACAAGCAGCTGCAGGCGAACCTGGGCTTGAGCCTGCTGGACTGCTTCCGGTGGACGGAGGCGCGCTACCGGCTGATCGCGGACGTGGAGCCGCCGGCCACGAGCGTGCGAACGAACTCGGCGCAGCTGATCCTCACGGGTGTGGCGAGTGTGATGCCGTTCGACGCGGTGACCACGCACTTCAACTTCGGCGAGGAGCGGAGATTCGCGCAGGTGCCGGGAGTGGAGGGGCCGAAGCTGTCGGCGAAGGATGCGCGGCTGTTGCAGGCGCTGCGGCTGCGGCCCACGTTCACGGAGCTGCGGGAGCGTACGGGCTTCGACACGGAGACGGCGCTGCGCCGGCTGTACGCGCTGTGCATCGTGGGGATCGCGGACTTCGCGGACGCGGTGGAGGCACGGCCGGTGCCGGCTCCGGCGCAGGCGCCTGTTCCGGTGGTGGTGGTGGAGCCGGAGCCCGTGGCCCCGGCGGCGCCCTCGGGCACGCCGTTCTCGGATGAGGACGAGGGGGTGCGCAACGCTCTGATGAGCGCGTTCATGTCGCACCGCGCGCAGGATCCGTTCGCGCTGCTGGGGGTGCCGGAGGATGTGCAGCCGTTGGCGCTGCGCAAGGCGTTCCTGGCGATGGCGGACAAGTTCAACCCGCTGCGCTTCAACACGGCGGACCTGAAGGAGAAGGCGGAGGTGCTGCTGGCGGCGTACGCGCGGGCGTTCGGGGTGTTGCTGGAGCCGGACCTGGCGGCGTTGTGGCGCAAGCGGCGTGCGGCGGCGCGGGAGAAGGAGCGGGGGGCGACGGGGAGGCCGACCACGGAGGAGCAGTTCCGCATCAAGACGGAGTTGTTGGACGGGCGCACGCAGTTCGATCAGGGCAAGAAGCGGCTGGAGGGGCGCAACTTCGCGGGAGCGTTCGAGTACTTCGAGTACGCATGCGACATCGAACCGAGGCCGATGCACCTGGCCTACCGGGCGTGGGCGCGCTACCTGATGAAGCCGGAGGCGCACGGCAAGCTGGCGCTGCAGGAACTGAGCGAGGTGCTGCGGCAGGACCCGAACCTGGAAGAGGGCTGGTTCTTCTTTGGCGAGGTGAGCCGAGGCGAGAGCCAGTGGGCGCAGGCGGAGGACGCATACCGCAGGGCGTTCAAGCTGAACCCGAAGAACCGCCGCTACGTGGACCTCATCCAGGAGACCATCAAGAACGCGAAGCGCTGA